The sequence CCGATTTCGAGCATAACTCCGGGTATCGAATTGAGTTGAAGGGAGCCTTCCGGGACAACCCCCATGTGCCGATGAAGAGGCCGCCAACCCCCAGAGAGCCGTCAGCACGCCTCACACAGAAAGTTACCGTTAAGAACGTTGATCCAGACAGGGATGCCTTACTGATACTGGTCTATGAACTGCGACCAACTCGTAATGACCCTTCTCTTCTTTCGCCAACCATTGTTGATCTTGGGTTATTCCCAGTCATCGAGTGCATAAATGCGCGTGACCATCGCATGATAAGCGGCGGAGGCCGGTGGTTTGGAAACTATGAGACGCCCACAATCCTCAGCAAGGCGGGAAAGAGGGCTATCGCAGGCGGGGTGTCCTTGAATTCAAATGGATACGGTCGGAAGGAAAGTGAAGGCTATCACTTCAACGAAGATACCAACTTTGGAAAGCTGAAGCGCATACCATATCGCCCGCTCCAGGAGTTTCTGAAGCGGGCGGGCTGTCAATTTGCAGCTACAGGGAGTTACCCGGTGTCGTGGTCAATGTCGAAGCAGGACCAAGAGTTCGCGCTGGCCCTCGATATGACGGCGGAGAACGGTAGTGATTCTCTCGCAGATCCCAACTTCTAGGTAGCGCTCTCCTACCGGCGAGTTCAGCAGGAGGTCAATGCTGATGCGCGGGTGATGCCCGCCTGTCGCGGCGGCAGAAAGCATTTCCTGTATGGGCTCGCTAAGCAACCATGCGACCAGTCCGGCAATACTTCTACCTTCCTCAAGCGAGCGCAAGACGAAGAACTCCGTCGAGCAGTAAAGGTGGTCAACGCCAAGAAGATCACACGTACCGGGCGGAATAAACGTAACTTGCCGGAGATAGGGGCGGAGGCGTGAAATGATTACGTCCCCGTCCCTAATAATCTTTTTGTTACTTGTTCGTCCGGAGACCGGATCGCCCAGGATCGTAATGTCCAGCAGTCCTTCGCGAGCATTCCCCGTGTCGAGCACAAATCGGGCGTCTTCCGGCGGAATCTGCGTCTGAGTGATGGACTGCACAATCTCGCTCAAGAGTTTGCCGTCCGCAAGCTGGCTTGCGGTCTCGCTGGCGAGCCAGTGCTCTGGCGAGAGGCTGAAGTCAGCACCTGTTTCTGAGAACGATCGAGTTATCCAGCGCACATTACGCTCCTAATACGGGGTGCAATCTCATCAAGGTCATGGTCGAGCGAGCGGTACGCCGGTGCGTCAGTATCGGCATCGGGTCGGTAGTTCGGCGAGCCGTTACTAGATTTTCCTGCCGCATCCGAGCGGAAGAAGTGAACCTCGGACTCATAGGGTGAGAGTGAGGGGGCTTGCTTGACTGCGAAGATGACTGCTGCCTTTTGCGTGGTGTAGGGCAGAAAGGTGTAACGGTGGAGGCTTACCACCGCTCGGATTTCGCTGTTCTTGCCCAACCAAAGGCGCACATCACGAAAGACACGGCTACTCACTTTGTTATCGGGGAGGACAATGGCAAGCCGCCCTCCAACTTTAAGCAGTCGGATGCATCTTTCTATAAATAAAACGTCACGCTCAAGGCGCTTCCCTGAAACCCTAGCAACATCATAGGCGGCGGAAAACGTCTCTGCCGCGACATCGCCTGCGAATGGGGGGTTGGTCAAAATAACATCGAAGCCTGGGAAATCTGGTCCCATGAGAGCTTCAATCGTGTCGCCCGCTTCGCCCAAGAGGGTTCGTTCTGGTAATCGTAGGCTATCAACCTGTTCAACGTTGATAGCACCCTTAGTGCCGATGAGTGAGACAACTTTAGCGACTTGGCAGGCTCGATGTGAGTAGTCGAAACCGTAAAGGCTAGACGCGTTGCCGTACTTCTCGATGCCGTAGCTGTGCGCGGATTTGAGAAATGCAGCGCTGCCGCAAGCTGGGTCGCAAACCAGTTCGCCCGGCTTGGGATCAACTGCTTCGACACACATGTCGATAACGTGACGGGGGGTGAAATACTGTCCCTTGTCAGCTTTGTAGGAACGGCTTGTTAGCTGCTCGAACGCTTGGTCGAGAGCGGTGAAATCTTGCCCTCGGATACTAGTCGTACCGAAGACCCTGCGAACTTCATCGAAGATGCTATCAGGGGTCTGAAGCTCTAGTACGCCATCGAGAATAAACGCGATTTCTGGGCCGTGTTCCGTGAGGAGCTGGTCACAGCTTGTTTTGTCGGGCAGCTCCGTCTGTCCGTTTCCTTCTGCAAAATACTTAGCCAGGATCAGCCTGATGATTTCATAGAACTCATCCACCCCGCTGTTGGCCATGATGATCTCCTGCATCCGGCGGATGCGGGAGACGAAATCTACCCCGAATTGATGTCTTTTTGCCATGTGACGAGTGACGACCGTGCTGTTGTGACCTAGGTCATTATTATGGAGGTGGCCTTCAGAAGGCAATAGGTAAGTCCCATTGGGGTGGCGAAAACGATCTCGCTACCCGTTGCGGGTCGCCTGGGCGCCCCTGGGCTGTTACGCCACAGCCCGCCTAGGGAAGGCTAGGACGTTGCCGTGAATTTGGCCCAGGAGGTAGGCCGAAACGCGGCCCTGCGCCTCTCTGAGCGTTGCTCCAAGCGCCGAGCCGTGGATGTAGCCGCCCGTTACGCCCGGCAGTTGGTGGTTGAGCAGGAGCTTGATCGTGAAGGGGTCTAGCCCAACGGCTGCGGCGGCGGTCGCGTAGGAGTGGCGCAGAGCGTGCGGATTCACCAGTCCAGCGTGCCTGACGTGGGACTGGGTGAGGTGCCCCTTGCCCGAGGTGTGCGACGGGAAGAGCCACGGGTAATCCTTGCCGAAGACCTCGGCGTTCTCCTTGACGCGCTGGCGCACCATATCCACGAGGAAGGCCGACAGCGGCAGGTCGAAGGCCCGCTTCGGCCCGCCCTTCGGGTTGGGCACGTGCAGGAAGCCGTTCTCCAAGTCCAGGTGCTCGATGCGGGCCTCGCTGGCGGCACCCCGGCGCATGCCGGTGAATGCCAAGAACAGATACCAGTCTCGCGTCACCGGGTTGCGAAGCCCCTGCACCGCTGCCCAGAAGGCGGGCCAGTCGGTAACGATGACATCCCGGCGCTTCTCGTCATTGAAATCCACCGCGTCGGTGGGCGGCGGCGGGAGGTCTCGCATCTTGCGGCGGGCGTGCCGATAGACAGCCCGGACGAGGCGCATGGTCTGGTTGGCAGCCACTGGCCCGTTGTTCTTGGTAATGGTGCGGTGGCGCTCATCCACGCCCAGGGTGTCGTCGCCGATCTCGCGCAGCGGGCGGTCGGCCCAGTCCTTGAGGTAACGCTCGAACAGGTTCCGGTAGCCCAGGACGGTGCTCGGGCGGCGGGCCTTGCGCTCGCAGCGGTCGATGTAGGAGTCTAGCGCCTGGGCGAAGGTGAATTCCTTCTTCGGCTCTGGCAGCGCCTCGGGCTCGGCGGGCTTGTTCGGGTCGATGCCTGCCCGGAGCTGGTTGATGACCTCCTGGGCCTTCGCCCGGACGGCCTCGATGGACAGGAAGCCCTTGGCGTCGCCCAGGCGAACGCGGCGGGTGCCGAGCTTCACGCGGCGGCCTTGGGCGTCGCGCTCCTCGGAGTACAGGTCGCGCTGGACAGCGAACGACTTGGAGTTCGCATTCACGACAACCATCAGCCCAGGGACGAGGGTGTCCCGGACGGAGTACGATAGGACGCGCCCGGAGGTTGGGTCGCGCTCGGCGTGCGGCAGGTTCTCGACGAAGCGGATCGTGAGCTTGGTAGGTGCGAAGGTTGGCATGGCGGTGCTCCAGTTGTTGGCCCAGGGTGGCGAACCGTCCGCGAACCGTGCAGGTGCCGGACTAGGTATGCCTCTGGATGCCGAACTCTTGGCCAAACCGCCTTCGCAGCCAATCATTTTGTTGAGATGCGGAGCCTAAATGCCTCTAACTGCCGCCAAATGATGGCAAAATTTGAACTTAAAATCTTGCGGTCATTGCGACCGTG is a genomic window of Halopseudomonas phragmitis containing:
- a CDS encoding HsdM family class I SAM-dependent methyltransferase yields the protein MANSGVDEFYEIIRLILAKYFAEGNGQTELPDKTSCDQLLTEHGPEIAFILDGVLELQTPDSIFDEVRRVFGTTSIRGQDFTALDQAFEQLTSRSYKADKGQYFTPRHVIDMCVEAVDPKPGELVCDPACGSAAFLKSAHSYGIEKYGNASSLYGFDYSHRACQVAKVVSLIGTKGAINVEQVDSLRLPERTLLGEAGDTIEALMGPDFPGFDVILTNPPFAGDVAAETFSAAYDVARVSGKRLERDVLFIERCIRLLKVGGRLAIVLPDNKVSSRVFRDVRLWLGKNSEIRAVVSLHRYTFLPYTTQKAAVIFAVKQAPSLSPYESEVHFFRSDAAGKSSNGSPNYRPDADTDAPAYRSLDHDLDEIAPRIRSVMCAG
- a CDS encoding tyrosine-type recombinase/integrase, with the protein product MPTFAPTKLTIRFVENLPHAERDPTSGRVLSYSVRDTLVPGLMVVVNANSKSFAVQRDLYSEERDAQGRRVKLGTRRVRLGDAKGFLSIEAVRAKAQEVINQLRAGIDPNKPAEPEALPEPKKEFTFAQALDSYIDRCERKARRPSTVLGYRNLFERYLKDWADRPLREIGDDTLGVDERHRTITKNNGPVAANQTMRLVRAVYRHARRKMRDLPPPPTDAVDFNDEKRRDVIVTDWPAFWAAVQGLRNPVTRDWYLFLAFTGMRRGAASEARIEHLDLENGFLHVPNPKGGPKRAFDLPLSAFLVDMVRQRVKENAEVFGKDYPWLFPSHTSGKGHLTQSHVRHAGLVNPHALRHSYATAAAAVGLDPFTIKLLLNHQLPGVTGGYIHGSALGATLREAQGRVSAYLLGQIHGNVLAFPRRAVA